One genomic region from Anthonomus grandis grandis chromosome 1, icAntGran1.3, whole genome shotgun sequence encodes:
- the LOC126740861 gene encoding putative uncharacterized protein DDB_G0281733, with translation MLLLYILLILSISGIINSQQQCYRCFGSNFCNNPADPSFQTNVHIVDCPATDIYENLPKKGSLLVQKLLKHLEESSRNHTATFSTWGCLTATIHEDHEVHTIRTCINNAVTICPTVVNVVLNPGLNEIPENVEIDCGGCTGDACNDHSFLRPESTTSPSSSTTITSTSTKNGTSTVSELSTSTTTTETLTSEASSTTTGAPGESTTEDSSGDDKNDDNDGGDDGSSANTRVASYILLILASLSVVLGLY, from the exons ATGTTGTTGCTTtacattttacttattttatctATTTCTG GAATTATAAATTCCCAGCAACAATGCTACAGATGTTTCGGAAGTAACTTTTGCAATAACCCTGCTGATCCCAGTTTCCAGACAAACGTTCACATAGTCGACTGTCCTGCAACTGATATTTACGAAAATCTACCAAAAAAGGGAAGTTTGTTGGTTCAAAAGCTCCTTAAACACCTTGAGGAAAGTTCCAGAAACCACACTGCTACATTTTCAACATGGGGCTGCCTTACAGCTACTATACACGAAG ACCATGAGGTTCACACGATCCGTACGTGTATTAATAACGCTGTCACTATTTGCCCCACTGTAGTAAACGTAGTTCTTAATCCGGGCTTAAACGAGATTCCCGAAAATGTAGAAATCGACTGCGGAGGCTGTACAGGGGATGCTTGCAATGATCATTCGTTTTTAAGGCCTGAAAGTACAACTTCACCATCATCATCAACAACAATAACATCCACTTCAACTAAAAATGGAACAAGTACAGTTTCTGAACTATCAACTTCTACTACTACTACAGAAACTTTAACGTCTGAAGCATCGTCAACTACAACTGGCGCACCTGGTGAAAGTACTACTGAAGATTCTAGTGGTGATGATAAAAATGATGATAATGATGGTGGTGATGATGGATCATCGGCCAACACGCGCGTTGCTTCTtatattttgttgattttggCAAGCTTAAGTGTTGTGTTAGgattatattga